In Candidatus Anoxymicrobium japonicum, the following are encoded in one genomic region:
- a CDS encoding competence protein ComEA: MQVQDRSSLQQLIDAAASLTRVQLVAISCLIALFCMGSVLAYVRSKPRPITIDNGTVSAGAPERERTLTVHVAGAIVSPGLYKLPEGSRVADAIERAGGASSEAALDDINLAGRLTDGQKVMVPQKASVGTAPGENVSTSGQSSLVNVNTANADELEKLPGIGPAMAERIIEYRKKNGPFSAADDLDDVEGIGPAKLKALQDLVTI, from the coding sequence ATGCAAGTACAAGATCGTTCGAGCCTGCAACAGTTGATCGACGCGGCGGCGTCACTCACGCGAGTTCAACTTGTTGCGATAAGTTGTCTGATAGCGCTTTTTTGCATGGGCAGCGTTCTTGCGTACGTGAGATCCAAGCCTCGTCCAATCACTATTGACAATGGAACCGTTAGCGCGGGAGCGCCCGAGCGCGAGCGCACGCTTACGGTTCATGTCGCGGGCGCTATTGTCTCGCCGGGGCTCTACAAGTTGCCCGAGGGCTCACGGGTCGCCGACGCGATAGAGCGCGCGGGCGGCGCATCAAGTGAAGCGGCGCTCGATGATATAAACCTTGCGGGAAGGCTTACTGACGGCCAGAAAGTCATGGTTCCTCAGAAGGCATCAGTGGGGACAGCCCCCGGCGAGAACGTTTCAACCTCAGGACAATCAAGTCTTGTCAACGTTAACACCGCGAACGCTGACGAGCTCGAGAAGTTGCCGGGCATAGGGCCAGCCATGGCGGAGAGAATTATAGAGTATCGAAAGAAAAACGGCCCTTTCTCCGCCGCCGACGATCTGGATGACGTCGAAGGCATTGGGCCCGCGAAGCTCAAAGCCCTCCAGGATCTGGTTACGATCTAG
- a CDS encoding leucine--tRNA ligase, whose translation MPEYDHKAIETKWIERWKAEGAFRAEWAPGREKKYVLVMFPYPSGQAHIGHVANYSLGDVMARYYRRKGYNVLHPIGYDAFGLPAENAAISSGLHPAKCTRDNIDLITDDLKRLGYSYDWSREISTCEPEYYRWTQWFFLKMYERGLAYKADAITNWCPSCGTVLANEQVHADGSCERCGTQVVPRWLNQWFFKVTEYAERLLDDMDRLEGWPERVLTMQRNWIGKSRGARVDFTLESTGEKISIYTTRPDTLYGVTFFLLAPEHPLVDVLVSGAEREADVAAFRERLSQSTSFERTALETEKDGVFLEDYVINPVNGARVPVHTANFVLMEYGTGAVMAVPAHDQRDFEFARKYDLPVTVVIQPPGNALVAREMTEAYEDPGVMVDSGEFDGARSEQCKEAICDMLEANGWGERAVNYRLRDWLVSRQRYWGTPIPIIYCDRCGTVPVPEEDLPVLLPEEMPLADGGKSPLPLEESFHNAACPVCGGDATRETDTMDTFIDSSWYFFRYVSPRDRDAPFDSENVRAWMPVDQYIGGIEHAILHLLYARFFTKVIYDLGMIDFDEPFENLLCQGMITKDGAKMSKSKGNVVAPGAYIDRLGADALRLYVLFMGPPEISKDWSDAGVEGARRFLSRVWRMVHERFAPLMEGDAPPAGPASRHRAMRSMTHRAIMNVTRDIEQFAFNTAVSFIMELVNGVYHYISDGAVDREVLAEAVLAVLQLLSPFTPFIAEELWSVAGTGGRVHEQPWPSWDEDLARPEEVTLIIQVNGKVRDRVTVGVDISKDEMKARALECENALRYVEGKDIRKIIVVPGKLVNIVI comes from the coding sequence TGGGCTTCCGGCGGAGAACGCCGCGATATCAAGCGGACTGCACCCCGCGAAGTGTACGCGCGACAACATAGATCTGATTACCGATGACCTCAAGCGGCTTGGATACTCGTACGACTGGAGTCGCGAGATTTCAACGTGTGAGCCGGAGTACTATCGCTGGACCCAGTGGTTTTTCCTGAAGATGTACGAGCGCGGGCTGGCGTACAAGGCCGATGCGATCACAAACTGGTGCCCGTCGTGCGGAACCGTTCTCGCCAACGAGCAGGTGCACGCCGACGGGTCGTGCGAGCGCTGCGGCACTCAGGTGGTTCCACGGTGGCTGAACCAGTGGTTCTTCAAAGTCACGGAGTATGCCGAGAGATTGCTGGACGACATGGATCGTCTCGAGGGCTGGCCCGAGCGCGTGCTTACCATGCAGCGCAACTGGATCGGGAAGTCGCGCGGCGCCAGGGTTGATTTCACGCTGGAGTCCACCGGTGAGAAGATAAGCATCTACACGACCAGGCCTGACACGTTATACGGAGTCACGTTCTTCCTTCTCGCGCCTGAGCATCCTCTTGTCGACGTTCTGGTGAGCGGCGCCGAGCGCGAGGCGGACGTCGCGGCGTTCAGGGAGAGGCTGTCTCAAAGCACCTCTTTCGAGCGCACGGCGCTGGAGACCGAGAAGGACGGCGTGTTCCTCGAAGATTACGTGATCAACCCCGTGAACGGCGCCCGCGTGCCGGTGCACACCGCCAACTTCGTTCTCATGGAGTACGGCACAGGCGCGGTCATGGCGGTGCCAGCGCACGACCAGCGAGACTTCGAGTTCGCCCGCAAGTACGACCTGCCGGTGACGGTGGTCATTCAGCCGCCCGGTAACGCGCTCGTCGCCCGGGAAATGACCGAAGCGTATGAGGATCCGGGCGTCATGGTTGACTCCGGGGAGTTTGACGGCGCCCGGAGCGAGCAGTGCAAGGAAGCCATCTGTGACATGCTCGAGGCGAACGGGTGGGGAGAGCGCGCCGTCAACTACAGGCTTCGCGATTGGCTCGTCTCGCGGCAGAGATACTGGGGAACGCCGATACCAATCATCTACTGTGACAGGTGTGGAACCGTCCCCGTGCCCGAGGAAGACCTGCCCGTTTTGCTCCCCGAGGAGATGCCGCTTGCCGATGGCGGCAAATCGCCACTGCCCCTTGAAGAGTCTTTCCATAACGCCGCGTGCCCCGTGTGCGGCGGTGACGCGACGCGCGAGACGGATACAATGGATACCTTCATCGACTCGTCCTGGTACTTCTTTCGCTATGTGAGCCCGCGCGACCGAGACGCCCCGTTCGATTCAGAGAATGTTCGCGCCTGGATGCCCGTGGATCAGTACATCGGCGGCATCGAGCACGCGATCCTGCACCTGTTGTACGCGCGGTTCTTCACAAAGGTGATATACGACCTGGGAATGATCGATTTCGACGAGCCGTTTGAGAATCTGCTGTGTCAGGGGATGATAACTAAAGATGGCGCGAAAATGTCGAAATCAAAAGGGAACGTCGTCGCGCCCGGCGCCTACATCGACAGGTTGGGCGCTGACGCATTGAGACTTTATGTCCTTTTTATGGGTCCGCCTGAGATATCGAAGGATTGGAGCGATGCGGGAGTCGAGGGAGCGCGCAGATTCCTCAGCCGGGTCTGGAGGATGGTGCACGAGCGGTTTGCGCCTTTGATGGAAGGTGACGCGCCACCGGCCGGGCCAGCGTCCCGGCACAGGGCGATGAGAAGCATGACACATCGCGCGATCATGAACGTAACGCGCGACATCGAACAGTTCGCGTTCAACACCGCGGTGAGCTTCATCATGGAGCTGGTCAACGGCGTGTATCACTACATCTCTGATGGCGCTGTGGACAGAGAAGTGCTGGCAGAGGCGGTGCTTGCCGTGCTGCAGTTGCTCTCGCCGTTTACGCCGTTCATTGCGGAAGAGTTATGGAGCGTCGCGGGCACGGGGGGCCGTGTGCACGAGCAGCCGTGGCCCTCGTGGGACGAGGATCTCGCCCGCCCGGAAGAGGTCACCCTTATTATCCAGGTCAATGGCAAAGTGCGCGACAGGGTCACCGTTGGGGTGGACATCTCCAAAGATGAGATGAAGGCCAGGGCGCTTGAATGCGAGAACGCGCTCCGCTACGTCGAGGGCAAGGACATCCGCAAGATTATCGTCGTGCCCGGCAAACTGGTCAATATCGTAATCTGA